One stretch of Pelmatolapia mariae isolate MD_Pm_ZW linkage group LG3_W, Pm_UMD_F_2, whole genome shotgun sequence DNA includes these proteins:
- the coro1b gene encoding coronin-1B: protein MSFRRGVVRQSKFRHVFAQAWKAEHCIDDVRVSRVTWDSPLCAVNPKFIAVIIEAGGGGAFLVVPISKSGRIDQSCPTVCGHAAPVLDIQWSPHDDNVIASASEDCTVKVWQIPDGGLTSPMTDATVTLEGHSKRVGLLAWHPTAFNILLTAGCDNVICVWNVGTGELVYQLDDGHPDLIYSVSWNKDGSAICTVCKDKALRVIDPRRGAVLKVREKVHDGTRPMRAVFLSDGKILTTGFSRMSERQLALWDTKDLSEPMVIQEMDTSNGVLLPFYDPDTNMVYLCGKGDCTIRYFEVTDESPYVHFLSLYSSKEPQRGAGFLSKRGVDVNKCEIARFYKLHERKVEPISMTVPRKSDLFQGDLYPDTAGLEPALLADEWIAGQDAPPLLVSLSGGYTAPPSKHRDTLRSKPKLVSQDSGTGAVPPSAGNVAAPTSTPTSAAKETEEETPQPTAATRETDGNGDRPKREDDVLSELLAEMKALRAVVLAQNQRIELLERQLARIEDGDV from the exons ATGTCTTTCCGGCGAGGTGTAGTCAGGCAGAGCAAATTCCGCCATGTTTTCGCCCAGGCGTGGAAAGCCGAGCACTGCATCGATGATGTCAGAGTGTCCCGGGTGACGTGGGACAGTCCACTCTGTGCAGTCAACCCCAAATTCATTGCTGTTATCATTGAAGCGGGTGGAGGAGGGGCCTTCCTCGTGGTTCCAATCAGCAAG AGTGGAAGAATCGACCAGTCCTGTCCCACGGTCTGTGGTCATGCAGCACCAGTGCTGGACATCCAGTGGAGTCCTCATGATGACAATGTCATTGCAAGTGCCTCAGAAGATTGCACGGTGAAG GTGTGGCAGATCCCAGATGGTGGGCTCACAAGTCCAATGACTGATGCCACTGTGACCCTTGAGGGACACAGTAAACGAGTGGGACTCCTGGCTTGGCACCCAACTGCCTTCAATATCCTCCTAACTGCAG GCTGTGATAATGTGATCTGCGTGTGGAACGTGGGCACGGGGGAGCTAGTGTACCAGCTTGATGACGGCCACCCAGACTTGATCTACAGTGTCAGCTGGAACAAGGACGGCAGTGCGATATGTACCGTCTGCAAGGACAAAGCCCTGCGCGTCATCGATCCGCGAAGAGGCGCCGTCCTCAAG GTCAGAGAGAAAGTCCATGATGGTACCAGGCCCATGAGAGCAGTGTTCCTCTCTGATGGAAAAATCCTGACGACAGGCTTCAGCCGTATGAGCGAGAGGCAGCTGGCTTTGTGGGATACT AAAGACCTCTCAGAGCCAATGGTAATACAGGAAATGGATACGAGTAATGGAGTTCTGCTGCCCTTTTATGACCCCGACACAAACATGGTCTACCTGTGTGGGAAG GGGGACTGCACCATCCGATACTTTGAAGTGACTGATGAATCACCGTACGTTCACTTCCTCAGCTTATACAGCAGCAAAGAACCTCAGAGGGGTGCAGGCTTTCTGAGTAAAAGAGGTGTGGATGTCAATAAGTGTGAAATTGCCAG GTTTTATAAGCTTCATGAGAGGAAGGTGGAACCCATTTCTATGACTGTACCACGAAAA TCAGATCTGTTCCAGGGAGACCTTTACCCAGACACAGCCGGCCTGGAGCCAGCCCTCCTGGCTGACGAATGGATCGCGGGGCAGGACGCGCCACCGCTGCTGGTCTCCCTGAGTGGTGGCTACACAGCTCCTCCAtccaaacacagagacactctCAGAAGCAAGCCCAAGCTCGTCTCTCAGGACTCTGGGACCGGGGCCGTCCCACCTTCCGCAGGGAACGTAGCAGCTCCCACGTCCACGCCTACCTCTGCCGCCAAGGAGACAGAAGAAGAGACGCCACAGCCGACAGCGGCCACGAGGGAGACGGATGGAAACGGCGATAGGCCAAAGAGAGAG GATGACGTGTTGAGCGAGCTGTTAGCAGAAATGAAAGCTCTGCGGGCCGTCGTGCTTGCTCAGAATCAGAGAATTGAGTTGCTGGAGAGGCAGCTAGCACGGATTGAAGATGGGGATGTATGA
- the LOC134624886 gene encoding oxysterol-binding protein 1-like isoform X2, which produces MSEAKTPTPTPPGDTYKGWVFKWTNYIKGYQRRWFVLSNGLLSYYRTQAEMGHTCRGTINLATATITVDDACNFVISNGGAQTYHLKASCEVERQRWITALELAKAKAVRMQAESDDSGDDFPSSSPRITQGGGSQNSEVQSALRTLSNKVEDLSTCNDLISKHGSALQRSLAELDGLRLTGEAGDKIRQVTERATLFRITSNAMINACRDFLTLAQTHSKRWQKALQAEREQRVRLEETLEQLAKQHNHLERAFRGAAQASPDNKGAAGPGKGEASDEDDDNEFFDAMEEAPEFITVPADPQFHKRSSSNISGLNSELCADDQSLNEEPLAMNQESPSQELVPLKKRRTRIPDKPNYSLNLWSIMKNCIGKELSKIPMPVNFNEPISMLQRLSEDLEYHELLDKAAKCQNSLEQMCYVAAFAVSAYSTTVYRTGKPFNPLLGETYELDRKRESGYRSLCEQVSHHPPAAAHHAISDRGWTLRQEITVASKFRGKYLSIMPLGTIHAVFEKSNNHYTWKKVTTTVHNIIVGKLWIDQSGEIDVVNHTTGDRCHLKFAPYSYFSRDVARKVTGVVMDKDGKAHYVLSGTWDEKMEFSKVMQSSRGGENGTEGKQKTVYQTLKARELWRRNPLPDGAETMYYFTALALTLNEPEEGVAPTDSRRRPDQRLMEEGRWDEANAEKQRLEEKQRTARREREREAASQRTSSQSEEGAPHDSYLALWFERCEDPITGEEIHIYKGGYWEAKERGSWESCPNIF; this is translated from the exons ATGTCAGAAGCCAAGACCCCCACTCCCACCCCTCCTGGAGACACATACAAAGGATGGGTGTTCAAGTGGACAAATTACATCAAGGGTTATCAGCGGAGGTGGTTTGTGCTGAGCAATGGGCTGCTGTCATACTACAG GACCCAGGCAGAGATGGGTCACACGTGTCGGGGCACCATCAACTTGGCTACAGCTACTATCACTGTGGATGACGCGTGCAACTTTGTCATCTCCAATGGAGGGGCACAAACATATCACCTGAAGGCCAGCTGTGAGGTGGAACGTCAGCGATGGATCACTGCCCTGGAGCTGGCCAAAGCCAAGGCTGTCCGCATGCAGGCAGAGTCAG ATGACTCAGGCGATGACTTCCCTTCATCGTCACCACGCATCACACAAGGTGGTGGGTCACAAAATTCAGAAGTCCAGTCTGCTCTCAGAACCCTGAGCAACAAAGTCGAGGATCTGAGCACCTGCAACGATCTGATCTCAAAGCATGGCTCTGCCCTCCAGAG gtCATTAGCAGAACTGGATGGTTTACGTCTGACTGGAGAGGCTGGGGATAAGATTCGCCAGGTCACAGAAAGAGCCACTCTGTTCCGCATCACCTCTAACGCCATGATCAAT GCGTGCCGAGACTTCTTGACGCTGGCACAAACTCACAGCAAGCGATGGCAAAAGGCCCTGCAGGCTGAGCGGGAGCAGAGAGTGCGGCTGGAGGAGACTTTAGAGCAACTGGCCAAACAGCACAATCACCTCGAGCGAGCATTCAGAGGAGCCGCACAGGCTAGTCCAGACAATAAAG gTGCTGCTGGGCCAGGAAAAGGTGAGGCCAGTGATGAGGATGACGACAATGAGTTCTTTGATGCCATGGAAGAAGCCCCCGAGTTTATCACTGTACCTGCGGACCCCCAGTTTCACAA GAGGTCAAGCAGTAATATCAGCGGCCTCAATAGTGAATTGTGTGCAGATGATCAGTCG CTTAACGAGGAGCCTCTTGCGATGAACCAGGAGTCCCCCTCCCAGGAGCTGGTACCCTTAAAGAAGAGGCGGACACGCATCCCAGACAAACCAAACTACTCCCTCAACCTTTGGAGCATCATGAAAAACTGCATCGGCAAAGAGCTGTCTAAGATCCCGATGCCT GTTAATTTCAATGAGCCCATCTCCATGCTGCAACGGTTGTCTGAGGACCTCGAGTACCACGAGTTGCTGGATAAGGCCGCAAAGTGTCAGAACTCTTTGGAGCAGATGTGCTACGTGGCCGCCTTCGCGGTGTCTGCCTACTCCACCACAGTCTACCGCACGGGAAAGCCTTTCAACCCTCTGCTGGGAGAAACGTATGAGCTGGACCGCAAGAGAGAAAGTGGCTACCGCTCCCTATGTGAGCAg GTGAGTCACCACCCACCTGCTGCTGCACATCATGCTATCTCTGATCGTGGCTGGACGTTGAGACAAGAAATCACAGTTGCGAGCAAGTTCAGGGGGAAGTACCTCTCCATTATGCCTTTGG GAACAATTCATGCAGTCTTTGAGAAAAGCAATAATCACTACACATGGAAGAAAGTTACCACCACGGTGCACAACATCATTGTCGGAAAACTTTGGATCGATCAG TCTGGTGAGATAGACGTAGTAAACCACACCACCGGAGACCGCTGCCACTTAAAGTTTGCTCCTTACAGCTACTTCTCCAGAGATGTAGCCAGAAAG GTTACAGGTGTGGTAATGGATAAAGATGGAAAGGCACACTACGTGCTGTCAGGCACATGGGACGAGAAGATGGAGTTCTCCAAGGTGATGCAGAGCAGCCGAGGAGGCGAGAACGGCACTGAGGGCAAACAGAAGACGGTCTATCAGACCCTCAAAGCCAGAGAGTTGTGGAGAAGAAACCCTTTACC CGATGGAGCAGAAACCATGTACTACTTTACTGCCTTGGCCTTGACCCTGAACGAGCCTGAAGAGGGCGTGGCTCCCACGGACAGCCGACGCCGGCCTGACCAGCGCTTAATGGAGGAAGGTCGCTGGGACGAGGCCAATGCCGAGAAGCAGCGGTTGGAGGAGAAGCAGCGCACCGCCCgccgtgagagagagagggaggccgCAAGCCAACGCACCTCGAGTCAATCAGAAGAAG GCGCACCTCATGACAGCTATCTTGCACTTTGGTTCGAGCGCTGCGAGGACCCAATCACAGGTGAGGAGATTCACATCTATAAGGGAGGCTACTGGGAAGCTAAGGAGCGCGGGAGCTGGGAGAGCTGTCCCAACATCTTTTGA
- the LOC134624886 gene encoding oxysterol-binding protein 1-like isoform X1 — translation MSEAKTPTPTPPGDTYKGWVFKWTNYIKGYQRRWFVLSNGLLSYYRTQAEMGHTCRGTINLATATITVDDACNFVISNGGAQTYHLKASCEVERQRWITALELAKAKAVRMQAESDDSGDDFPSSSPRITQGGGSQNSEVQSALRTLSNKVEDLSTCNDLISKHGSALQRSLAELDGLRLTGEAGDKIRQVTERATLFRITSNAMINACRDFLTLAQTHSKRWQKALQAEREQRVRLEETLEQLAKQHNHLERAFRGAAQASPDNKGAAGPGKGEASDEDDDNEFFDAMEEAPEFITVPADPQFHKRSSSNISGLNSELCADDQSLNEEPLAMNQESPSQELVPLKKRRTRIPDKPNYSLNLWSIMKNCIGKELSKIPMPVNFNEPISMLQRLSEDLEYHELLDKAAKCQNSLEQMCYVAAFAVSAYSTTVYRTGKPFNPLLGETYELDRKRESGYRSLCEQVSHHPPAAAHHAISDRGWTLRQEITVASKFRGKYLSIMPLGTIHAVFEKSNNHYTWKKVTTTVHNIIVGKLWIDQSGEIDVVNHTTGDRCHLKFAPYSYFSRDVARKVTGVVMDKDGKAHYVLSGTWDEKMEFSKVMQSSRGGENGTEGKQKTVYQTLKARELWRRNPLPDGAETMYYFTALALTLNEPEEGVAPTDSRRRPDQRLMEEGRWDEANAEKQRLEEKQRTARREREREAASQRTSSQSEEAVDEDSVTDPSLKSAPHDSYLALWFERCEDPITGEEIHIYKGGYWEAKERGSWESCPNIF, via the exons ATGTCAGAAGCCAAGACCCCCACTCCCACCCCTCCTGGAGACACATACAAAGGATGGGTGTTCAAGTGGACAAATTACATCAAGGGTTATCAGCGGAGGTGGTTTGTGCTGAGCAATGGGCTGCTGTCATACTACAG GACCCAGGCAGAGATGGGTCACACGTGTCGGGGCACCATCAACTTGGCTACAGCTACTATCACTGTGGATGACGCGTGCAACTTTGTCATCTCCAATGGAGGGGCACAAACATATCACCTGAAGGCCAGCTGTGAGGTGGAACGTCAGCGATGGATCACTGCCCTGGAGCTGGCCAAAGCCAAGGCTGTCCGCATGCAGGCAGAGTCAG ATGACTCAGGCGATGACTTCCCTTCATCGTCACCACGCATCACACAAGGTGGTGGGTCACAAAATTCAGAAGTCCAGTCTGCTCTCAGAACCCTGAGCAACAAAGTCGAGGATCTGAGCACCTGCAACGATCTGATCTCAAAGCATGGCTCTGCCCTCCAGAG gtCATTAGCAGAACTGGATGGTTTACGTCTGACTGGAGAGGCTGGGGATAAGATTCGCCAGGTCACAGAAAGAGCCACTCTGTTCCGCATCACCTCTAACGCCATGATCAAT GCGTGCCGAGACTTCTTGACGCTGGCACAAACTCACAGCAAGCGATGGCAAAAGGCCCTGCAGGCTGAGCGGGAGCAGAGAGTGCGGCTGGAGGAGACTTTAGAGCAACTGGCCAAACAGCACAATCACCTCGAGCGAGCATTCAGAGGAGCCGCACAGGCTAGTCCAGACAATAAAG gTGCTGCTGGGCCAGGAAAAGGTGAGGCCAGTGATGAGGATGACGACAATGAGTTCTTTGATGCCATGGAAGAAGCCCCCGAGTTTATCACTGTACCTGCGGACCCCCAGTTTCACAA GAGGTCAAGCAGTAATATCAGCGGCCTCAATAGTGAATTGTGTGCAGATGATCAGTCG CTTAACGAGGAGCCTCTTGCGATGAACCAGGAGTCCCCCTCCCAGGAGCTGGTACCCTTAAAGAAGAGGCGGACACGCATCCCAGACAAACCAAACTACTCCCTCAACCTTTGGAGCATCATGAAAAACTGCATCGGCAAAGAGCTGTCTAAGATCCCGATGCCT GTTAATTTCAATGAGCCCATCTCCATGCTGCAACGGTTGTCTGAGGACCTCGAGTACCACGAGTTGCTGGATAAGGCCGCAAAGTGTCAGAACTCTTTGGAGCAGATGTGCTACGTGGCCGCCTTCGCGGTGTCTGCCTACTCCACCACAGTCTACCGCACGGGAAAGCCTTTCAACCCTCTGCTGGGAGAAACGTATGAGCTGGACCGCAAGAGAGAAAGTGGCTACCGCTCCCTATGTGAGCAg GTGAGTCACCACCCACCTGCTGCTGCACATCATGCTATCTCTGATCGTGGCTGGACGTTGAGACAAGAAATCACAGTTGCGAGCAAGTTCAGGGGGAAGTACCTCTCCATTATGCCTTTGG GAACAATTCATGCAGTCTTTGAGAAAAGCAATAATCACTACACATGGAAGAAAGTTACCACCACGGTGCACAACATCATTGTCGGAAAACTTTGGATCGATCAG TCTGGTGAGATAGACGTAGTAAACCACACCACCGGAGACCGCTGCCACTTAAAGTTTGCTCCTTACAGCTACTTCTCCAGAGATGTAGCCAGAAAG GTTACAGGTGTGGTAATGGATAAAGATGGAAAGGCACACTACGTGCTGTCAGGCACATGGGACGAGAAGATGGAGTTCTCCAAGGTGATGCAGAGCAGCCGAGGAGGCGAGAACGGCACTGAGGGCAAACAGAAGACGGTCTATCAGACCCTCAAAGCCAGAGAGTTGTGGAGAAGAAACCCTTTACC CGATGGAGCAGAAACCATGTACTACTTTACTGCCTTGGCCTTGACCCTGAACGAGCCTGAAGAGGGCGTGGCTCCCACGGACAGCCGACGCCGGCCTGACCAGCGCTTAATGGAGGAAGGTCGCTGGGACGAGGCCAATGCCGAGAAGCAGCGGTTGGAGGAGAAGCAGCGCACCGCCCgccgtgagagagagagggaggccgCAAGCCAACGCACCTCGAGTCAATCAGAAGAAG CTGTCGATGAGGACTCTGTTACTGATCCCTCCTTGAAAA GCGCACCTCATGACAGCTATCTTGCACTTTGGTTCGAGCGCTGCGAGGACCCAATCACAGGTGAGGAGATTCACATCTATAAGGGAGGCTACTGGGAAGCTAAGGAGCGCGGGAGCTGGGAGAGCTGTCCCAACATCTTTTGA